A window of Borrelia sp. A-FGy1 contains these coding sequences:
- a CDS encoding CheR family methyltransferase, with product MEIKEIHLEDDELNRHEARESNFVNLDFKVVSFNIGDDNYLIDIMKVKEIRKSNNFTYVPNAKRYVVGLDNLRGEIISIIDLRIMFNLKTSEKDLEDIMVLRNGDLLIGIIVDKVNNVFSIDSSLIQDPHPVLSQDTLIKYIKGVIEHDNKLYVLLDIDRVFNYDEEENLFLETETKVDLSYLEEDCNKINIESNDILVDLKIIRDNLFQYSFNASLVNDEFLREVDIKLNIANINDESYSNFLGEFYSKYSGCLWDDGYLKGFKDEVIEKHLNNITGVGSILNVFEVGCASGKETISFVNALCESYKKKFKVTAIDNNLTRVIETSSLFFSEAEINLSEIYRKNSFEKSPGIYKFKSDIMNNILFEYSDAILSEFPDNLGIVFLRDVLCFLKNEDQVLILDTIAKKTVSGALLILGDNEYLKDNYIFKKDKSVEHFNLYKKI from the coding sequence AAATAAAAGAGATTCATTTAGAAGATGATGAGTTAAATAGACATGAAGCTAGAGAGTCTAATTTTGTTAACTTGGATTTTAAGGTAGTATCTTTTAATATTGGTGATGACAATTATTTAATAGATATAATGAAAGTTAAAGAAATTAGGAAGTCTAACAATTTTACATATGTTCCCAATGCTAAGAGATATGTAGTTGGACTTGATAATTTGAGAGGGGAGATAATATCTATTATTGATTTAAGAATAATGTTTAATTTAAAGACTAGTGAAAAGGATCTAGAAGATATTATGGTTCTTAGAAATGGAGATTTGTTAATTGGTATTATTGTTGACAAGGTAAACAATGTTTTTTCAATTGATTCTTCTCTAATACAAGATCCTCATCCTGTTTTATCTCAAGATACACTTATAAAGTACATAAAGGGAGTAATTGAGCATGACAATAAATTATATGTACTTCTTGATATAGATAGAGTTTTTAATTATGACGAAGAAGAAAATCTTTTTTTAGAAACAGAAACAAAAGTTGATCTGTCATATTTAGAAGAAGATTGTAATAAAATTAATATAGAATCTAATGATATTTTAGTTGATTTGAAAATAATTAGAGATAATCTTTTTCAATATTCTTTTAATGCATCTTTAGTGAATGATGAGTTTTTAAGAGAAGTTGATATAAAATTAAATATAGCTAATATTAATGATGAGTCCTATAGTAACTTTTTAGGTGAATTTTATTCAAAATATTCAGGATGTTTATGGGATGATGGATATTTAAAAGGATTTAAGGATGAGGTTATAGAAAAGCATTTGAATAACATTACTGGTGTTGGATCTATTTTAAATGTTTTTGAAGTTGGATGTGCAAGTGGAAAGGAAACTATATCTTTTGTGAATGCTTTATGTGAATCTTATAAAAAGAAGTTTAAAGTAACAGCTATTGATAATAATTTAACTAGGGTAATTGAGACTTCTAGTTTATTTTTCTCAGAAGCTGAAATTAATTTGAGCGAGATTTATAGAAAGAATTCCTTTGAGAAGAGCCCAGGAATTTATAAATTTAAGTCGGATATTATGAATAATATTTTGTTTGAGTATTCAGATGCTATTTTGTCAGAGTTCCCTGATAATTTGGGAATTGTTTTCTTAAGAGATGTTTTATGTTTTCTTAAGAATGAAGATCAAGTTCTAATTTTAGATACAATTGCAAAAAAGACTGTTAGTGGTGCTCTTTTGATTTTGGGAGATAATGAGTATCTTAAAGATAATTATATCTTTAAGAAAGATAAATCTGTAGAGCATTTTAACTTGTATAAAAAGATTTAA
- a CDS encoding chemotaxis protein CheX gives MRIDYIEPFLDAASSVLRDMLLVEDIKMGNPGLKSINQKIKGVSVIVGLAGSVEGSIVIDMDIDTALFIASKLNFEEYIDFEDEETKEMVAATLTEVGNIIAGNFVTTLHAKGFIFDITPPAFIYGENMKISNKGSEALIVPFTLPDGKIIEVNIAIRERV, from the coding sequence ATGAGAATAGATTACATAGAGCCATTTTTAGATGCTGCTTCTTCAGTTTTAAGAGATATGTTGCTTGTTGAAGATATTAAGATGGGAAATCCAGGGCTTAAGTCAATCAATCAAAAAATAAAGGGAGTTTCTGTAATAGTAGGACTTGCAGGTTCTGTGGAAGGTAGTATTGTTATTGATATGGATATTGATACTGCTCTTTTTATTGCTTCTAAGCTGAACTTTGAGGAGTATATTGATTTTGAAGACGAAGAGACTAAAGAAATGGTTGCTGCTACTCTTACTGAGGTTGGCAATATTATTGCAGGTAATTTTGTTACTACTTTGCATGCTAAGGGATTTATATTTGATATAACTCCACCAGCTTTTATTTATGGAGAAAATATGAAGATAAGTAATAAAGGTTCTGAGGCTTTAATTGTACCCTTTACTTTGCCAGATGGCAAAATTATAGAAGTTAATATTGCAATAAGAGAGAGGGTTTGA
- a CDS encoding response regulator, producing the protein MIQKTTIAVDSSVKPKGINYETGIPFNVLIVDDSVFTVKQLTQIFTSEGFNIIDTAADGEEAIVKYKNHYPNIDIVTLDITMPKMDGITCLSNIMEFDKNARVIMISALGKEQLVKDCLIKGAKTFIVKPLDRTKVLQRVMSVFVK; encoded by the coding sequence ATGATCCAAAAAACTACTATTGCTGTGGATTCTTCAGTTAAGCCTAAGGGCATTAACTATGAAACTGGAATTCCTTTTAATGTTCTGATTGTTGATGATTCTGTATTTACTGTGAAGCAACTTACACAAATTTTTACTTCTGAAGGATTTAATATTATCGATACTGCTGCTGATGGAGAGGAAGCTATTGTTAAATATAAAAACCATTATCCTAATATTGATATTGTTACTCTTGATATTACTATGCCTAAGATGGATGGAATAACCTGTCTTTCTAATATTATGGAATTTGATAAAAATGCTAGAGTGATAATGATCTCTGCTTTGGGAAAAGAGCAGTTGGTTAAGGATTGTTTGATTAAGGGCGCAAAAACATTTATTGTGAAGCCTCTTGATAGAACTAAAGTTCTTCAAAGAGTTATGTCTGTGTTTGTTAAATGA
- a CDS encoding HAD family hydrolase, with the protein MKIKACIFDMDGTLINSITDIAFSMNSALKNLGYKEIKIDEFNNLVGRGLDKFVEKTLEYLSINFNDKNLKYNLYKEFLKEYNKNLSSQTRAYDGIPELLIKLNKLDIPIGILSNKNHKELLIITKDIFKDINFFEVRGYSSKFEAKPDPANALDMIIKLDINPYEVTYIGDSDIDMITAKNAGFLPIGVSWGFRTVKELKENGAVYIINSPSELLDIIK; encoded by the coding sequence ATGAAAATAAAAGCTTGCATTTTTGACATGGATGGAACTTTAATAAATAGCATTACAGATATTGCATTTTCAATGAATTCTGCATTAAAAAACTTAGGATACAAAGAAATAAAAATAGATGAATTTAATAACCTTGTTGGAAGAGGACTAGATAAATTTGTAGAAAAAACCTTAGAATATCTTAGTATAAATTTTAATGATAAAAATCTTAAATACAATCTTTATAAAGAATTTTTAAAAGAATATAATAAAAACCTTTCTTCTCAAACAAGAGCATATGATGGAATACCCGAACTCCTAATCAAACTTAACAAGCTAGATATTCCTATTGGAATCTTAAGCAATAAAAATCATAAAGAACTCTTAATAATAACAAAAGATATCTTTAAAGACATAAACTTCTTTGAAGTTAGAGGCTATTCTTCAAAATTTGAGGCAAAACCAGACCCTGCAAACGCACTTGATATGATAATAAAGCTCGATATTAATCCTTATGAAGTTACATACATAGGAGACAGTGATATTGATATGATAACTGCCAAGAATGCTGGATTTCTACCTATAGGAGTTTCATGGGGATTTAGAACAGTAAAAGAACTGAAAGAAAATGGAGCAGTATATATCATCAATAGTCCTTCTGAGCTCTTGGACATAATAAAATGA
- a CDS encoding ABC transporter ATP-binding protein: MQDILVLDKVTKQYGDFIANDEVSISFKRGEIHAILGENGAGKTTLMKTIYGVHKPTSGRMFLRGKELNLQNSSESIRNGIGMVFQHFMLIPRFTAVQNIILGYEDSRFGFINYRKARKKIHNISKKYGLEIDIDKQIEDLSVGMGQKIEIIKVLYRNADVIIFDEPTAVLAPNEIDEFMNILKILASEGHTVILITHKIKEIKAVSQKCTVMRLGKVVGTFDVSEFDEKNITKLMIGKETVLDISKRQFVNHTNILEVKNLNVRDERGVFKVKNVSFNIRSSEIFGIAGIEGSGQEELVEAILGVRKVFSGEIFKKTDGELESIKGFSVKQIIDRKIGNIPSDRQKHGLILDFNVFQNIGIKSFDDVKYLKIKNRNRSNNLLLKILYAIKKQFVGFNLSFLKKISRQLTNSFDIRPRDILCKVKNLSGGNQQKVIVAREVNLEPEVLLAVQPTRGLDIGAIENIYKKIIEQRDAGTAVLLVSLEIEELISVCDRIAVMYDGQVVGILEDNFDVDVIGKMMTGGMV, encoded by the coding sequence ATGCAAGATATATTAGTGCTAGATAAGGTAACTAAGCAATATGGAGATTTTATAGCTAATGATGAAGTTTCCATAAGCTTTAAGAGAGGAGAAATACATGCAATTCTTGGAGAAAATGGTGCTGGTAAAACCACTTTAATGAAAACTATTTATGGGGTACATAAACCGACTAGCGGAAGAATGTTTTTAAGAGGTAAGGAATTGAACCTTCAAAATTCAAGTGAATCTATTCGCAACGGTATTGGTATGGTTTTTCAGCATTTTATGTTAATTCCAAGGTTTACAGCTGTACAGAACATTATTTTGGGATATGAAGATTCAAGATTTGGATTTATTAATTACAGAAAAGCTCGAAAGAAGATACATAATATTTCTAAAAAATACGGCTTGGAAATAGATATTGATAAGCAAATCGAAGATTTAAGCGTTGGCATGGGACAAAAGATAGAAATAATTAAGGTTCTTTATAGAAATGCTGATGTCATTATTTTTGATGAACCTACAGCAGTACTTGCTCCAAATGAAATTGATGAATTTATGAATATTTTAAAAATATTAGCTTCAGAGGGACATACTGTAATACTTATTACACATAAAATAAAGGAAATAAAAGCTGTATCACAAAAGTGTACAGTTATGCGTCTTGGAAAAGTTGTAGGAACTTTTGACGTTTCTGAATTTGATGAGAAAAATATTACTAAGTTAATGATAGGTAAAGAGACAGTTCTTGATATATCTAAGAGGCAATTTGTTAATCATACAAATATACTTGAGGTTAAGAATTTAAATGTTAGAGATGAAAGAGGTGTGTTTAAGGTTAAAAATGTTAGCTTCAACATTAGAAGTAGTGAAATTTTTGGGATAGCTGGAATTGAAGGTAGTGGACAGGAAGAATTAGTTGAAGCTATTCTTGGAGTAAGAAAGGTGTTTAGTGGAGAAATCTTTAAGAAGACTGACGGTGAGCTTGAATCTATAAAGGGATTTAGTGTAAAACAAATAATAGATAGAAAGATTGGGAATATTCCGTCTGATAGACAAAAACACGGTCTTATTTTAGATTTTAATGTTTTTCAGAATATTGGTATTAAGAGCTTTGATGATGTAAAGTATTTGAAAATTAAGAATAGAAATAGAAGCAATAATTTACTGCTTAAAATATTATATGCTATTAAAAAGCAGTTTGTTGGATTTAATTTGAGTTTTCTTAAAAAAATAAGTAGACAACTTACAAATTCTTTTGATATAAGACCAAGAGATATTTTGTGTAAAGTTAAAAATTTATCTGGAGGCAACCAACAAAAAGTAATTGTTGCTCGTGAGGTTAATTTAGAGCCTGAGGTTCTCTTAGCTGTTCAACCTACAAGAGGGCTTGATATTGGTGCTATTGAAAATATTTATAAGAAGATAATAGAGCAAAGAGATGCAGGAACAGCTGTTCTTCTTGTATCTCTTGAAATTGAAGAGCTTATAAGTGTTTGTGATAGGATAGCTGTTATGTATGATGGGCAAGTTGTAGGCATTTTAGAAGATAATTTTGATGTTGATGTTATTGGAAAAATGATGACTGGTGGTATGGTTTAG
- a CDS encoding ABC transporter permease: protein MSVNGYRYKKMALECLNSPVFINFFALCLGFLILGLVVFFIGYSPFRMYYIIIEIIFSSPKHLGYILSYATPLIFTGLSVGISLKAGLFNIGVESQFILGSITALMAGLFFNMSPLLHVICVFVVVFIVSGSLGILIGYLKVKFNISEVISGIMFNWIFFHINNIIIDIPSIKKDNSDLSKSIRESAFIDFFGSWKLSPEGLAYRAERPFINDLLKAPLNFGIIIGIVTAVLMWTLLSKTILGFKISSIGHNLETSYRMGINIRKVLLFSMFLSGALAGIAGAVQVMGVNKAIFKLSYMEGIGLNGIAVSLIANNSPIGIIFSSILFSILLYGSSRVQSLMGLSSSIVSLMIGIVVLVISASHFLNKMILEGTKSVKRNNISNQ from the coding sequence ATGAGTGTTAATGGATATAGATATAAAAAGATGGCTTTGGAATGTTTAAATTCGCCTGTATTTATTAATTTTTTTGCATTGTGTTTGGGGTTTTTAATCCTTGGTTTAGTGGTATTTTTTATTGGTTATTCCCCCTTTAGGATGTACTACATAATAATAGAAATTATATTTTCTTCTCCTAAGCATTTAGGTTATATTTTAAGTTATGCTACTCCATTGATTTTTACAGGTCTCTCGGTGGGCATTTCTTTAAAAGCAGGACTTTTTAATATTGGTGTTGAGAGTCAATTTATACTTGGTTCAATAACAGCTTTAATGGCTGGACTTTTTTTCAATATGTCTCCTTTATTGCATGTAATTTGTGTTTTTGTTGTTGTTTTTATTGTATCGGGAAGTTTAGGAATTTTAATTGGGTATTTAAAAGTTAAATTTAATATAAGTGAAGTAATTTCAGGAATTATGTTTAATTGGATCTTTTTTCACATAAATAACATAATTATAGATATACCATCTATTAAGAAAGATAATAGTGATTTATCTAAGTCAATAAGAGAGAGCGCTTTTATTGATTTTTTTGGTTCTTGGAAATTATCACCTGAAGGGCTTGCTTATAGAGCAGAGAGACCATTTATTAATGATTTACTAAAGGCACCTCTTAACTTTGGAATAATAATTGGGATTGTTACTGCTGTTTTGATGTGGACTTTATTAAGTAAAACAATACTTGGATTTAAAATTAGTTCTATAGGTCATAATTTAGAGACTTCTTATCGTATGGGGATTAATATTAGAAAAGTTTTGCTATTTTCTATGTTTCTTTCAGGTGCTCTTGCAGGGATTGCTGGAGCTGTACAAGTTATGGGTGTTAATAAAGCAATATTTAAGCTTTCTTATATGGAAGGAATAGGCCTTAATGGAATAGCTGTGTCTTTAATAGCTAATAATTCACCTATTGGAATAATATTTTCAAGTATTTTATTTTCGATTTTGCTTTATGGTAGTAGTAGAGTACAGAGTTTGATGGGTCTATCCTCTTCAATTGTATCTTTGATGATAGGCATAGTAGTGCTTGTAATTTCTGCTAGTCATTTTTTAAATAAGATGATTTTGGAGGGTACGAAGAGTGTTAAACGTAATAATATTTCTAATCAGTGA
- a CDS encoding ABC transporter permease produces the protein MLNVIIFLISETLVNSQTLVLAGLGGLISEKSGIINIGLEGTMSLGAFVGATVAYFYGNPLFAIFVGGFAGIAISCLHVIFTIFLKSNQIITGMAINFLGPAIAMLFGTFIFGSSSTPPIDVKLPILFDGILDKKSIIFQIFGKRYSLYIAIMCVILFHIIFKYTKIGLRIKASGEDPEVLESLGVNVVIIRVFCVLLSGLFAGVAGAVVSTVIASSYMQGIIGGQGFIAIVMLLFGKWRPFGILMGSFLFSFVRTLVVVVTQISFFSLLVSPKLLIILPYFVVILSLMFFSKKNHAPKSLGLPYKQD, from the coding sequence GTGTTAAACGTAATAATATTTCTAATCAGTGAAACTTTAGTAAATTCTCAGACCTTAGTTTTAGCCGGCTTAGGAGGGCTTATAAGCGAAAAAAGTGGAATAATAAATATTGGTCTTGAGGGAACAATGTCTCTTGGTGCATTTGTTGGTGCTACAGTTGCGTATTTTTATGGCAATCCGTTATTTGCAATTTTTGTTGGAGGTTTTGCGGGCATCGCGATCTCTTGTCTTCATGTAATTTTTACCATTTTTCTTAAGTCAAATCAGATAATAACTGGGATGGCTATTAATTTTTTGGGGCCAGCTATTGCTATGTTATTTGGAACTTTCATTTTTGGATCTTCTTCAACTCCTCCAATAGATGTTAAGCTACCTATACTTTTTGATGGAATTTTAGATAAAAAATCTATCATATTCCAGATTTTTGGAAAAAGATATTCACTTTATATAGCAATAATGTGTGTTATTCTTTTTCACATTATATTTAAATATACTAAAATTGGACTTAGAATTAAAGCTAGCGGTGAAGATCCAGAAGTTTTAGAATCTCTTGGAGTGAATGTTGTTATAATTAGGGTTTTTTGTGTGCTTTTGAGTGGTTTATTTGCTGGAGTTGCTGGAGCAGTTGTTTCTACTGTGATTGCCTCAAGCTACATGCAGGGAATTATTGGCGGACAAGGTTTTATTGCTATTGTTATGCTACTTTTTGGAAAATGGAGACCTTTTGGAATTTTAATGGGTAGTTTTTTATTCTCTTTTGTAAGAACTTTAGTTGTTGTTGTGACTCAAATTTCCTTTTTTTCTTTATTAGTATCTCCTAAATTATTGATTATTTTACCTTATTTTGTTGTAATCTTAAGTCTTATGTTTTTTTCAAAAAAGAACCATGCACCTAAGTCTTTAGGCTTGCCATATAAACAAGATTGA
- a CDS encoding methyl-accepting chemotaxis protein: MLKIKYKFVGLLFICLMIIVLFFSWIFKSILGNYVEHYYKQLTRGQVRRATFAIQSLLDTFYIILDGTGSTIALETLYEYSSLKNGGRTFSEIEIRKMRDNSKAVLDTVKLSKRYRDRIYKTLVDLKIDTVYEEFAFLDFEGKVIVTTRHENNIDFGQSESGTKYFKKTLEDYKKDKLNFVGWYTGLTDGIAGEVALKTLQKEKKAFAIVVPVYSAENKVVLGYLVGYLINDIIGDSLNKTKFGFYKRGNLVYLDPSNSVANPLIEYNEGSKVSSKFINLLKDALSRPPRQPVVATEVPVYQIERAHLPEMGLDNYYAMLPVSSKLGEESGLLLARIPYEDIYGVIDSLAFQFIMASILGIITIVIFLAIRIDTIISFRLDLIRNLVKEIVQGNLDKEHGLEERYPDELSSLGAQIIKMRDNIASAIASVLRNIGYVNKASIEVANSSQNLSSSALQQASTLEEMSANIEQISSGVKMSANNSRQTEQIALKTNENSQIGGKAVEESVIAMQAIVEKVSVIEEIAKKTNLLALNAAIEAARAGDEGKGFAVVASEIRKLADLSKISALEIGELVEENSRVATEAGLIFKDMLPEIEETTNLVKKISEESSNQDEQITQFKMALDQVGEVVQASASSSEELSSMAEKMLEKSKELKHAVSFFRIKEMDISDSDDYLNSVENDTGFTSESIGSLGIENISSLGGGDRQEDMFGNSNVIDKSINKRVDPKKTIDIVDKKLNFDEDFSDF, from the coding sequence ATGTTAAAAATTAAATATAAGTTTGTAGGGCTTTTGTTCATATGTTTAATGATAATTGTATTATTCTTTTCTTGGATTTTTAAGTCTATTTTGGGTAATTATGTGGAGCATTATTATAAGCAGCTTACAAGAGGTCAAGTAAGGAGAGCTACTTTTGCTATTCAATCTTTACTAGATACATTTTACATTATTCTTGATGGTACAGGATCTACTATAGCTCTTGAGACTCTTTATGAATATTCTTCTTTAAAAAATGGAGGCCGTACCTTTTCAGAGATAGAGATAAGAAAAATGAGAGATAATTCTAAGGCAGTTCTTGATACTGTTAAGTTAAGCAAGAGGTATCGTGATCGAATATATAAGACATTGGTAGACTTGAAAATAGATACTGTTTATGAGGAATTTGCATTTCTTGACTTTGAAGGCAAAGTAATTGTTACTACAAGACATGAAAATAATATTGATTTTGGTCAATCTGAATCAGGAACTAAATATTTTAAGAAAACTTTGGAAGATTATAAAAAAGATAAACTAAATTTTGTTGGATGGTATACAGGCCTTACTGATGGAATAGCTGGAGAGGTAGCTTTGAAGACTCTTCAAAAAGAAAAAAAAGCTTTTGCTATAGTAGTGCCTGTCTATTCTGCAGAGAATAAGGTAGTTCTTGGTTATTTAGTAGGTTATTTAATTAATGATATTATAGGAGATAGTTTAAATAAGACTAAGTTTGGATTTTATAAGAGAGGTAATTTAGTTTATTTAGATCCTAGTAATAGTGTTGCTAATCCTTTAATAGAATACAATGAGGGGTCAAAGGTTAGCTCAAAGTTTATTAATCTTTTAAAAGATGCTTTGTCTAGACCTCCAAGGCAGCCTGTTGTTGCTACTGAGGTTCCAGTTTATCAGATTGAAAGGGCGCATTTGCCAGAGATGGGTTTAGATAACTATTATGCCATGCTACCTGTTAGCAGTAAGCTTGGAGAAGAGAGTGGTTTGTTGCTTGCAAGAATTCCTTATGAAGATATTTATGGTGTTATTGACAGTTTAGCTTTTCAATTTATTATGGCTTCTATTTTAGGGATTATTACAATAGTAATTTTTCTTGCGATAAGAATAGATACAATTATTAGTTTTAGGCTAGATTTGATTAGAAATTTAGTAAAAGAAATAGTTCAGGGAAATTTAGATAAAGAGCATGGTCTTGAAGAAAGATATCCTGATGAGTTAAGTTCATTGGGTGCTCAAATTATTAAGATGAGAGATAATATTGCAAGTGCTATTGCAAGTGTCCTTCGTAATATTGGTTATGTTAATAAAGCAAGCATTGAAGTTGCTAATTCGAGTCAAAATTTAAGTTCTAGTGCATTACAACAGGCGTCAACTCTTGAAGAAATGTCGGCAAACATTGAACAGATATCATCTGGAGTTAAAATGAGTGCTAATAATTCTAGACAGACAGAGCAGATTGCCTTAAAGACTAATGAAAATTCACAGATAGGAGGTAAAGCGGTTGAGGAGTCTGTTATTGCTATGCAGGCTATTGTTGAGAAAGTTAGTGTTATTGAAGAAATAGCTAAAAAAACTAATTTACTTGCTTTAAATGCAGCTATTGAAGCCGCAAGAGCTGGTGATGAAGGTAAAGGATTTGCTGTTGTAGCAAGTGAGATTAGAAAACTTGCTGATCTTAGTAAAATCTCTGCTCTTGAGATTGGTGAACTAGTTGAAGAAAATTCTAGAGTAGCAACAGAGGCAGGCTTGATATTTAAAGATATGTTACCTGAAATAGAAGAAACTACTAATCTTGTTAAGAAAATATCTGAAGAAAGCTCTAATCAAGATGAACAGATTACTCAGTTTAAAATGGCTCTTGATCAAGTTGGAGAAGTTGTTCAAGCTTCAGCATCAAGTAGTGAAGAGCTTTCAAGTATGGCCGAGAAGATGCTTGAAAAATCAAAAGAACTTAAGCATGCGGTATCTTTTTTTAGAATTAAAGAAATGGATATTTCTGATTCTGATGATTATTTGAATTCTGTTGAAAATGATACTGGTTTTACATCTGAAAGCATTGGTTCTTTGGGTATTGAAAATATTTCCTCTTTAGGAGGAGGAGATAGGCAAGAAGATATGTTTGGCAATTCAAATGTAATTGATAAGTCTATTAATAAAAGAGTAGATCCTAAGAAAACTATTGATATTGTTGATAAGAAATTAAATTTTGATGAAGATTTTTCAGATTTTTAG
- a CDS encoding methyl-accepting chemotaxis protein: MKLRARILLLVSILISIFISVLFFIFGMLISNNLSDQQLDLMKNLIGNVKNSLTIYISSMEERVKINSMYLNSSSKFEAFSSLKAKRIEFIMEQTEMLVRTGSNMMVTNKEGDVILTTVVKDNSDYGISISDREYFLKLKETSSIYNSSVLLAEPGSIEEGLVKGVSKIRNKAGQIPYLLIGVPLSDYETSDILGYFILFYATDHIYNSFKGISFGALGTGRAMVYDREGVFLMHHTWLPGDNLSFSNPYYNNIVKTTAEDLIQRNKELTVMHYFDPNNKGKPYVGLAQKIQGRLSKIPFIIFLRVTADDFYYMSKLTIFILGISFVVTLLALCLVTIYLVSRLGSSLNGILNYSERLASGDFTVAENPLKWKTLELCGLYEDLELLRASFSSVAKGVIENLDYLYENAIKIANASQNLSSGAVEQASTLEEMTANIEQISQGVSENTESASTTEKIAVNTNERTKEGHKSVVKAIRAMEVITDKIGIIDEITRQTNLLALNASIEAARVGDKGKGFEVVAAEVRKLADQSKDSAREIIDIANKSLTIASRAGNNFEQIVPGMEETARLVKNITRESSNQSNQIGQFKNAIEQVSQLVQTTASSSEELSAMSEKMLESVKDLKESVDYFKVNNK, from the coding sequence ATGAAACTGAGAGCTAGAATATTGCTTCTTGTTAGTATTCTTATATCGATTTTTATTTCTGTGTTGTTTTTCATATTCGGGATGTTGATTAGTAATAATTTGTCAGATCAACAATTAGATCTTATGAAGAATCTTATTGGAAATGTCAAAAATTCTTTGACTATTTATATTTCTTCAATGGAAGAGAGAGTAAAAATTAATTCAATGTACTTGAACTCTTCTTCTAAATTTGAAGCATTTTCTAGTCTTAAGGCAAAGAGAATAGAATTTATTATGGAACAAACTGAGATGCTAGTTAGAACAGGTAGTAATATGATGGTAACTAATAAAGAAGGAGATGTAATACTTACTACTGTTGTTAAAGATAACAGTGATTATGGCATTTCTATTTCAGATAGAGAATATTTTCTTAAGTTAAAAGAAACAAGTTCTATTTATAACTCTTCTGTTCTTTTAGCAGAGCCTGGTTCTATTGAAGAAGGTTTAGTTAAGGGAGTTTCTAAGATAAGGAATAAGGCGGGTCAGATACCTTATTTATTAATTGGGGTTCCTTTAAGTGATTATGAAACTAGTGATATTCTTGGATACTTTATACTCTTTTATGCAACTGATCATATTTATAATTCTTTTAAAGGTATTAGTTTTGGAGCATTGGGAACTGGAAGGGCTATGGTATACGATAGAGAGGGGGTTTTTCTTATGCATCATACTTGGTTGCCAGGTGATAATTTATCTTTCTCCAACCCTTATTATAATAACATAGTCAAGACAACAGCTGAGGATTTAATTCAGAGAAATAAAGAGCTTACTGTTATGCATTATTTTGACCCTAATAATAAGGGAAAGCCATATGTTGGACTTGCTCAAAAGATACAAGGTAGGCTGTCTAAAATACCCTTTATAATATTTTTACGAGTTACTGCAGATGATTTTTATTATATGAGTAAACTTACTATTTTTATTTTGGGAATAAGCTTTGTGGTTACTTTATTAGCACTTTGCTTGGTTACTATTTATCTTGTTTCAAGGCTTGGTTCTTCTTTAAATGGGATTTTAAACTATTCTGAAAGATTGGCTTCTGGGGATTTTACTGTTGCAGAGAATCCTCTAAAATGGAAGACTTTAGAACTTTGTGGATTATATGAGGATTTAGAACTTTTAAGGGCTAGTTTCTCATCTGTAGCAAAGGGAGTTATAGAAAATCTTGACTATCTTTATGAAAATGCAATTAAAATAGCGAATGCAAGTCAAAATTTAAGCTCTGGAGCAGTGGAACAAGCTTCTACATTAGAGGAAATGACGGCCAATATTGAGCAGATATCTCAGGGTGTATCTGAAAATACTGAAAGTGCATCTACTACCGAAAAGATTGCCGTTAATACTAATGAGAGGACTAAGGAAGGACATAAATCTGTTGTTAAAGCTATTAGAGCAATGGAAGTTATTACAGATAAAATAGGAATTATTGATGAGATAACAAGACAAACTAATTTACTTGCTTTAAATGCTTCTATTGAAGCTGCTAGAGTAGGAGATAAAGGTAAAGGATTTGAAGTTGTTGCTGCAGAAGTTAGAAAACTTGCTGATCAGAGCAAGGATTCTGCTAGGGAAATTATTGACATAGCAAATAAAAGTTTGACTATTGCAAGTAGAGCAGGTAATAATTTTGAACAGATTGTTCCTGGAATGGAAGAAACAGCTAGGCTTGTTAAGAACATTACTAGAGAAAGCTCTAATCAAAGTAATCAAATAGGACAATTCAAGAATGCGATAGAGCAAGTTAGTCAATTAGTACAAACAACAGCATCAAGTAGTGAAGAACTTTCAGCAATGTCTGAAAAGATGTTGGAAAGTGTTAAAGATTTAAAAGAATCAGTTGATTACTTTAAAGTTAATAATAAATAA